The following proteins are encoded in a genomic region of Neovison vison isolate M4711 chromosome 12, ASM_NN_V1, whole genome shotgun sequence:
- the AMIGO2 gene encoding amphoterin-induced protein 2 gives MSLRLHTLPTLPGVVRRGCRELLCLLVITVTVSRGASGVCPTACICATDIVSCTNKNLSKVPGNLFRLIKRLDLSYNRIGLLDAEWIPVSFVKLNTLIIRHNNITSVATGSFSTTPNLKCLDLSSNKLKTLKSAVFQELKVLEVLLLYNNHISYLDPSAFGGLSQLQKLYLSGNFLTQFPMDLYVGRFKLAELMFLDVSYNRIPSLPMHPINLVPGKQLRGIYLHGNPFVCDCSLYSLLIFWYRRHFSSVMDFKNDYTCRLWSDSKHSQQVLLLQDSFLNCSDSIINGSFRALGFIHEAQVGERLIVPCDSKTGNANTDFIWVRPDNRLLEPDKELENFHVFRNGSLVIESPRFEDAGVYSCIAMNRQRLLNETVDVTINVSNFTVNKSHAHEAFNTAFTTLAACVASIVLVLLYLYLTPCPCKCKTKRQKNTLNQSNAHASILNPGPASDTPADERKAGAGKRVVFLEPLKDTAAGQNGKVRLFPSEPVIAEGILKSTRVKSDSDSVNSVFSDTPFVASA, from the coding sequence ATGTCTTTACGTTTACACACGCTGCCCACCCTGCCTGGAGTTGTCAGACGGGGCTGCAGGGAGCTGCTGTGTTTGTTGGTGATCACGGTGACCGTCAGCCGTGGCGCCTCCGGGGTGTGCCCCACTGCTTGCATCTGTGCCACGGACATCGTGAGCTGCACCAACAAAAACCTGTCCAAGGTGCCTGGGAACCTTTTCAGACTGATTAAGAGGCTGGATCTGAGCTATAACAGAATCGGGCTCCTGGATGCGGAGTGGATTCCAGTATCATTTGTTAAGCTGAACACCCTCATTATTCGTCATAACAACATCACCAGCGTAGCCACAGGCAGTTTTTCCACAACTCCCAATCTGAAGTGTCTTGACTTATCGTCCAACAAGCTGAAGACCCTGAAAAGTGCAGTGTTCCAAGAGTTAAAGGTTCTGGAAGTGCTCCTGCTTTACAACAATCACATTTCCTATCTGGATCCCTCAGCTTTTGGAGGGCTCTCCCAGTTGCAAAAACTCTACTTAAGTGGAAACTTTCTTACGCAGTTCCCCATGGATTTGTATGTTGGAAGGTTCAAGCTGGCAGAACTGATGTTTCTAGATGTTTCTTATAACCGAATCCCCTCCCTGCCAATGCACCCCATTAATTTAGTACCAGGAAAACAGCTGAGAGGCATCTACCTTCATGGAAACCCATTTGTCTGTGACTGTTCCCTTTATTCATTGCTGATCTTTTGGTATCGCAGACACTTTAGCTCAGTGATGGATTTTAAGAATGATTATACCTGTCGCCTGTGGTCTGACTCCAAGCACTCCCAGCAGGTGCTTCTGCTCCAGGATAGCTTTCTGAATTGCTCGGACAGCATCATCAATGGCTCCTTCCGTGCACTTGGCTTTATTCATGAAGCTCAAGTCGGGGAAAGGCTGATTGTCCCCTGTGACAGCAAGACAGGCAATGCAAATACCGATTTCATTTGGGTCCGTCCGGATAACAGGCTGCTGGAGCCCGATAAAGAGCTGGAGAACTTTCACGTGTTTCGCAATGGAAGTCTGGTCATAGAAAGTCCTCGTTTTGAGGACGCTGGAGTCTATTCCTGTATCGCCATGAACAGGCAGCGCCTCTTAAACGAGACGGTGGATGTCACCATCAACGTAAGCAATTTCACCGTAAACAAATCCCATGCCCATGAGGCATTTAACACAGCATTCACCACCCTCGCAGCCTGCGTGGCCAGTATCGTTTTGGTACTTTTGTACCTCTATCTGACGCCGTGTCCTTGCAAGTGTAAAACcaagagacaaaaaaatactCTCAACCAAAGCAATGCCCATGCATCTATTCTCAACCCCGGCCCTGCCAGCGACACCCCAGCTGACGAACGGAAGGCAGGGGCTGGGAAAAGAGTGGTGTTTTTGGAACCCCTGAAGGATACCGCTGCAGGGCAGAATGGCAAAGTCAGGCTCTTTCCCAGTGAACCAGTCATAGCCGAGGGCATCCTGAAGTCCACGAGGGTGAAATCCGACTCCGATTCGGTCAATTCTGTGTTTTCAGACACACCCTTTGTGGCTTCCGCTTAA